One segment of Nostoc piscinale CENA21 DNA contains the following:
- a CDS encoding Coq4 family protein: MFLKDLRGLNLEFLNTLKGAITLFVDPGRADATPDIEDGVINIKATKLAIEYIKSKPEVAQIIQERYVAPPPDMEAISKCPEGSLGYAFAKYIKDTGFDPNYYRGLKITDDTSYILHRLRQTHDIWHVVTGLGFDVNGELGLQAFCLAQIRIPLPIILLAGGLMRTLINAPEQMDNLLTQIAIGYRMGAKAKPLIAQKWEENWDKPLSQWRSELGIEPTSVYIP; the protein is encoded by the coding sequence ATGTTTTTGAAAGATTTACGCGGTTTAAATCTAGAATTTTTAAATACATTAAAAGGTGCAATTACTTTATTTGTAGATCCTGGTCGTGCTGATGCAACTCCTGATATTGAAGATGGGGTGATTAACATCAAAGCAACCAAATTAGCAATTGAATATATCAAATCAAAACCAGAAGTAGCACAAATTATTCAAGAGCGTTATGTTGCACCACCTCCAGATATGGAAGCAATCAGCAAATGTCCTGAAGGTTCACTAGGATATGCTTTTGCTAAATATATAAAAGACACAGGTTTTGACCCCAACTACTACCGGGGTTTAAAAATCACAGATGACACCAGCTATATCCTGCACCGCCTCCGACAAACTCATGATATTTGGCATGTAGTTACAGGATTAGGCTTTGATGTCAATGGTGAATTAGGATTACAAGCATTTTGTTTAGCTCAAATTCGTATCCCCTTACCCATCATTCTCTTAGCAGGGGGATTAATGAGAACATTAATTAATGCACCAGAACAAATGGATAATTTATTAACACAAATTGCCATAGGCTATCGAATGGGCGCAAAAGCTAAACCCCTGATAGCCCAAAAATGGGAAGAAAACTGGGATAAACCCTTATCCCAATGGCGCAGTGAACTAGGAATTGAACCCACCTCAGTCTATATACCCTAA
- the ureC gene encoding urease subunit alpha has protein sequence MSYRMSRRAYAETYGPTVGDRIRLADTELFIEVEQDFTTYGDEVKFGGGKVIRDGMGQSPISNADGAVDLVITNALILDWWGIVKADIGIKDGKIFKIGKAGNPYIQDNVDIIIGPGTEALAGEGMILTAGGIDSHIHFICPQQIEVAIASGITTMIGGGTGPATGTNATTCTPGPWNIYRMLQAADAFPMNLGFLGKGNASQPQALAEQVQAGAMGLKLHEDWGTTPATIDTCLSVADEYDVQVAIHTDTLNEAGFVEDTIAAFKNRAIHTYHTEGAGGGHAPDIIKVCGQANVLPSSTNPTRPYTLNTLDEHLDMLMVCHHLDPSIAEDVAFAESRIRRETIAAEDILHDLGAFSMIASDSQAMGRVGEVIIRTWQTAHKMKVQRGSLEGDNQADNLRAKRYVAKYTINPAITHGIADYVGSVEAGKIADLCLWRPAFFGVKPEIVIKGGMIAWAQMGDANASIPTPQPVHMQPMFGSFAGARNATSFTFVSQAALEREIPQQLGLQKSTVAVTGTRQLSKGDLKLNDALPHIEVDSETYEVRADGELLTCEPATVLPMAQRYFLF, from the coding sequence ATGAGTTATAGAATGTCTCGCCGCGCCTACGCAGAAACTTATGGCCCCACAGTAGGCGATCGCATCCGTCTTGCAGATACAGAATTATTTATTGAAGTTGAACAAGACTTTACTACCTACGGCGATGAAGTGAAGTTTGGCGGTGGTAAAGTGATTCGTGATGGGATGGGACAATCGCCCATCTCTAACGCTGATGGTGCTGTCGATTTAGTCATTACCAATGCTTTGATTCTCGATTGGTGGGGAATCGTTAAAGCAGACATCGGTATTAAAGATGGCAAGATATTCAAAATTGGGAAAGCTGGTAATCCCTATATTCAAGACAACGTAGATATTATTATTGGCCCTGGAACCGAAGCTTTAGCTGGGGAGGGAATGATTCTCACGGCTGGCGGGATTGATAGCCATATACATTTTATTTGTCCCCAACAAATTGAAGTAGCGATCGCCTCTGGAATTACAACCATGATTGGCGGCGGAACTGGCCCCGCTACCGGAACCAACGCCACTACCTGTACCCCCGGCCCTTGGAACATTTACCGCATGTTACAAGCTGCTGATGCTTTTCCGATGAACTTGGGATTTTTGGGTAAAGGTAACGCCAGTCAACCCCAAGCATTAGCAGAACAAGTGCAAGCCGGTGCAATGGGTTTAAAATTGCATGAAGACTGGGGGACGACTCCCGCCACCATTGATACTTGTCTGAGTGTGGCTGATGAATACGATGTGCAGGTAGCCATCCACACCGACACCCTCAACGAAGCCGGATTTGTGGAAGATACCATCGCCGCCTTTAAAAACCGTGCCATTCATACCTACCACACCGAAGGCGCAGGTGGCGGACATGCACCTGATATTATCAAAGTCTGCGGTCAAGCTAATGTTCTCCCCTCTTCGACAAATCCCACCCGTCCCTATACCCTCAACACTTTAGATGAACACCTAGATATGTTGATGGTATGTCATCACCTCGACCCCAGTATTGCCGAAGATGTGGCTTTTGCGGAGTCGCGGATTCGCCGAGAAACCATCGCCGCCGAAGATATTTTGCATGACTTAGGCGCGTTTAGTATGATTGCGTCTGACTCTCAAGCAATGGGGAGAGTGGGGGAGGTAATAATTCGGACTTGGCAAACTGCCCACAAAATGAAAGTACAACGGGGAAGTCTAGAGGGAGATAACCAAGCGGATAATTTACGCGCCAAAAGATACGTAGCAAAATACACTATTAATCCTGCCATTACACATGGAATTGCTGATTATGTCGGTTCTGTAGAAGCCGGAAAAATTGCAGACTTATGTTTGTGGCGACCTGCGTTTTTTGGTGTCAAGCCAGAGATAGTTATTAAAGGTGGAATGATAGCTTGGGCGCAAATGGGTGATGCTAACGCCAGTATTCCCACACCCCAACCCGTTCACATGCAACCGATGTTTGGCAGTTTTGCTGGTGCGAGGAATGCCACATCTTTCACGTTTGTATCCCAAGCCGCTTTAGAAAGAGAAATTCCCCAGCAGTTGGGATTACAAAAATCAACTGTGGCGGTGACGGGAACCCGTCAATTAAGCAAAGGTGACTTAAAGCTAAATGACGCATTACCACACATCGAAGTAGACTCAGAAACTTACGAAGTTAGGGCTGATGGTGAATTACTGACTTGTGAACCTGCAACAGTTTTACCAATGGCGCAGCGTTACTTTTTATTTTGA